Below is a window of Candidatus Cloacimonadota bacterium DNA.
GGTTGCTCTGCGTAACCCCGCTACACTTCTATTAGTGTTTTTGCTTGCCTGGCTTAGTGAGTTTCGACAAGGTGCACGGTTACTGGTATTGAGGTTGGCAAAGCTGCAAAAGATAGGCTGGCTCATATTTTCTCTGGTTATAATTCAATTGATATTTCGTCGAGAAGGAGAGGTAATACTAAGTGCAGGTTTTGTAAAGATATATAGTGAAGCCCTTAGCAGTAGTGCTTTTCTAAGCTTACGGATTATGATAATATACCTTTGCGCAATAAGTTTGAGTAGCTTGGATTTTAGCCTATACCGTTCTGCGTTTTCGGCTATTCACTTACCGGAAGAAATATCCTTTATGGTGTCTTATATGATTCATCTCATCCCAGAGTATACATCTCGCTTTAAAGACCAACTGCAAGAGCTTAAAGAACGAGGAATACGAATTCGCAAGCTTGGACTGGCACAGAAGATAAGCTTATATAAGATTCTTTCTCTATCGGCTATCGCAAATATCATCTTACAAAGCGGCAAACAAGCTATTGCCTTAGAACTGCGTGGATTTCGTAGTAGGGGAAAGCGCAGTAACCTATATATCCACAAATTTACATTGAGGGATCTTGCCATATATCTATGGATGCTTGCCGTGTTGATGCTTAGCATTTGTTTAACAAGCAGTTGGTATAAATCTTGCATATTGTACCCTATGCTATGAGAGATAAGGAAATTACGATAAAAAATAATACACAATTCGATGCTAATGGCTTGGGTGAAATACGTCCTGGCAAAAGACCCATGTATCTAAAACTGGCCATCCTATTGGCAATGCTAGTGCTTGCATTCATTATGGGCTATATTGTTAGCGGCGGGAGTGGAGAACGTCGCCTTGCACTTTTA
It encodes the following:
- a CDS encoding energy-coupling factor transporter transmembrane protein EcfT; the protein is MKRLLHPLSYIMLFVFYSSLAVALRNPATLLLVFLLAWLSEFRQGARLLVLRLAKLQKIGWLIFSLVIIQLIFRREGEVILSAGFVKIYSEALSSSAFLSLRIMIIYLCAISLSSLDFSLYRSAFSAIHLPEEISFMVSYMIHLIPEYTSRFKDQLQELKERGIRIRKLGLAQKISLYKILSLSAIANIILQSGKQAIALELRGFRSRGKRSNLYIHKFTLRDLAIYLWMLAVLMLSICLTSSWYKSCILYPML